DNA from Acidobacteriota bacterium:
CTTGCCGTTGTCCGGGTACATTTCGATCAGGGTATTGAACTGATCGATGGCCTCGTTGAACTGGCCGTTATTCAGGAACACGGTGCCCAGGAAATAGGTCGCATCGGGCACCTGTGGCGCCGCCGGGTTCCTGCGGATGAAACGCGCCAGCTCGACCTGTGCCTGCGGCGCCCCACTCTGAAAGTCGTTCAGCGCCTGCTGATACTGTTGCAAGGACGAGGCCGCCGCCCCGCTCGCGGATGCCGGGTTGGCCGCGCCATTCGGCATGCTGCCGTCGGCCGCGGTCCCATTACCGTTCGTGCCCGGCGCAACCGCGGTACTGGACGGAATGGTCTGCTGCATCTGGTGGACCTGCTGCAGGGTTTGGTCCATCTGCTGCATCTGCGCCTTCAGCGCGGCCACCGCATCGGAGAGCTGCTGGAACTGCTGCGAGATGCCGGTCTGGTTCTGCGAGGTCACCAACGTATTCCCGTTGAGGGTGTGTTGGATGGTGGCCAGCGTGCCCGCCAGCTTGTTAACCGTGTCGGTATTCTGGGTGACCAGGCCCTGCATCATGCCAATTTGCTGATTGAAGCTTTTCTGCAGATCGGCGAGCTGGCTCATCAGCAGGGCCACGCTCTGCTGCAGGGCGATAATGCCTTTGTCTTCCGCTGCCGCCGGGCGCGGCAGCGCCAACACCGCCAACATGGCCAGAGCCACAATTGCTACTCCCAACTTCCGCATACAAGCCTCCTGCGGCGCCAGCCGCATTTCTGATTTGCCCTGATTGTAAACCAAGCGGGCGGCCCGAACCGAGGGCCGCCCGCCGTGCTTCCGTGTTGCTGTTTACCGATCGGCTTCGGCTACTGCCCCTTCACCACGTGACCGCGCCGGTCGAGCTGGTAGCAGTCCTCGGTGGCCTCGGTGCAGAAGGGCTGCTCTTTGCCCACCGTGGTCGAGCTGATGCGGCTGGCGTCGATGCCCTGGGAAATCAGATACGCCTTCACCGCCGCTGAACGCCGCGCGCCCAGTGCCAGATTGTACTCCGCCGTGCCGCGCGGATCGCAGTGGCCCACAATGTTGATCTGGAAGCCAGGATGCGCTTTCAGAAAAGCCGCATCAGCCGACAGCACAGCTTCGGCATCCGGCCGGATGGTGCTCATGTTGAAGTCGAAGAAGGCGTCGCGCACGACTTCCGCAAAGCTCGACTCGTTGGTGGCGTTGGGCGTTGGTGCTGCCGTGGGCGCCGCCGCAGCCGTCACCGTCACCCGGGCCGAAGCCGTCGCGGTGCGGCCGTCCGAACTCGTGGCCACCACTTCATAGGTCGTCGAGTCGCTGGGGCTGACCGGCTGGCTGCCGTTCAGGTTCACGGCCTCGCCGTTCAATTGCACGTTGGCGGCGTTGGTCGAAGTCCACTGCAGAGTGCTGCTGGAGCCGCTCTCAACCGAGGTCGGCGTCGCTTCCAGCGTCACGGTGGGCGCCGGAGCCGCCGCGGGTGCCGGCGGCGCCGGCGGCGGGGGTGCGGTTTTATGCCCGCACGCGGCCAGGCCCAGGCTCAGCACCAGAGCCCCTGTCACGGCGAACACGGTGGATAAACGTTGTGAAGGTTCACGTTTCATAGTCTTGTTCCTTGTCCTTTTCCTGACAAAATCGAATGCCACGCGGGGCCCTGCGCCAATTATTGGCCCCAGTTGGGCATTTCATTGTTACCGCTCGTGGTCAACTGTGCCGGAACCGACCCGTCCGCTGCGACGGTGTAGAGCTGAGTGTGGAACGGCGGTCCTGATTCAAATACAATATGCCGGTTGTCACGGGCCCAACTAGGAAAATCGTTCCGCTGCTCATTATGAGTCAACTGAATGTAATTTTTGGTCCCAAAATTCCATATGTATATGTCGAAGGCCCCGGCGTTCCGGCTGCCGTAATTCCGCACCCAGGCGAAGGCCAGCATCAGCCCGTTGGGTGACCAGGAGGGGCTGGAGGCAAAGCCGCCCAGCGGCAACCGCGTCGGATCGCTACCGTCGGCATTCATGATGTAAATCTGGGGCAGGTTCGCGCGGCTGCTGACGTAGGCGATTTGGCCGCCGGGACTCCCCTTCGGCGGCTTGGGGTTCCAGGCGGGCGAGACGTTATCGTAGCCGCGGGAGTGCGTCAGACGCAGCAAGCCGCTGCCGTTGACGTTGATGGTGTAGATCTCCATGTTCGGCCCGCTCATGTTGGAAGCAAAGGCCAGTTTGGTGCCGTCTGGCGACCAGGCGGGTGACTCGCTAAGATTGCCCCGGAAATGCGGGAAGGGCAGCAGCCGGTTGGTCAGCAGCGACAGCAACCGGATCTGAAAGTCACCGTGGATGGACTGCACGAAGGCCAGCTCGGTGCCATCGGGCGAAATCCGGGGCGAATAGATGATGCCCTTCAGGTGCGTCCGCTGCTGCTTGTTGGCGCCATCGTAGTCCATCGTCCAGACTTCCTGCTGGCCCCCGGGGGTACTGTGAATGTAGGCAATTTGCGTGGTGGCGATGCCCGGACCGAAGCCGAGGGCGTTGATAATGTCGTCGGCGAGGTGGTGGGCGATCGAACGCGCGCCTTCGGTTGTGTCGGGATTGACGTAGCGCCGCGCCAGCAGCCGCCCGCCGCCGGGCGGCTGGGTCACATCGTAGAGATAGCCACTCACCATCAGGCCCCCGGCCTGGACGTCCATCGTGCCAAACACCAGCCGCTGCACGCTCAGCGGCGCCGACGACCACGCCGAGCGCAGACTGGCGTTGTTCAGGTCGGCCTCAGAGTTGGGCACCGGCGCGGTGTACAGACTCCGGCCCACCATCACCACCACTGCCGACTGGTAGAGGTCGTTCCAGAGCACTTGATTCAACGTGTCCTGCACCTCCTTTGGCACAGCGCTGCTGGCGCGAAAATCCGGGACGGCCATGTGGAATTTGGAGGTGCCGGTGATAACAATATTGGCTTGATCCTGTGCGACGCCGGCCAGGGCCAGCAGCAGCACAGCGCACAAAATCCGCATGCATCGGGTTAAGCGAGGTTTCATCGTGGGTTTGGTTTGAACGTCCGGATGAGATTGACCAGACCCCATATCTGCGGATCGCTTTCCTGACTCCAAGCCGGCATGCCGCTCATGCGAATGCCGTTGCGGATGGTGTAGAACAGAGTGCCGTCGCTCTTGTTCTGCGTCAGGCCGCGCAAATCGGGGACGTGGGGATACATGGATTGGCCCATTGTAGTATGGCCATCGCCGTTGGTGTTATGGCAGACGGCACACTGGGTGGCGAACAAATGCCCGGCCGCGGCCAACTGCTGCGGCGTCGCCGGATCGGGATTTTTGACGTCAGCTTTGCTGGAGGGCAGCGCCAGGCGGCGGCTGAGCTGGGCCAGTTCGGCCTCGATCCAGGTCGGCTTTGCCTTGGCGCTGAAGCCGTGGGCGCTGTGCACCCAAACAGCGGCGCCGCCGCCCAGCACCAGCAGCACGATCATGCCTGCAATGACGAGGCCCTTGGTCATCGGCCCCAGCCGCTTCTACCCGGGGCTTCGCCCTGGATCTTTCGCTGGTCGGCCTCCCCAACGTCTCCGGCGAAGGACCAGTGCGGCACTTTGGGGGCTTCCAAGTATTCGAATTGGATCAATAAGTTCGCGGGACACTCCCGCCCGTAGCGCAACCCGAACCCGTGCAGATCGCCTGCTTCTTTTAGCTTAAACCGCTCCGGCCAGCGCTGCCAAGTGGAATCATGATGGCTACTGTGGAACGTGTGCCGCCGTGAGCCGTACCGCCCCGGCGGCAGAGGTTGCGGCTACCGCGGAGGCTTCCTGCACGTGCACCAGCTTTGTCTGGTCACGGCGGACGAGGAGCGCCAAGCCGTTTCTGTCACCCTGGGGCAGATCACCTTCAGGCAGGTGCGGCGCCGTAGTATCAATCCACTGGCCGGTCGCGGGAATATAAACCAGGGCGTGATCGAAGGCCGCCATGGTCGCCGCCACCTGTCCCTGGGCGTTGGCCGGCGCGATCGGCCCCATGGCCGGGGTCCGCACCAGCGCCAGGTCGGCCTGCACGCCCAGCATCCGCAGCCAGGTGACCAGCAAAAGCGCGCCGTCTTTGCAGTCGCCCTGTCCGGATTGAAAGACCTCGCTCACCGGCGCGGGCACGTAGGCGTGGACACCATCTTCCACACCCCGATACGACAGGTGATTCGAAAGATAATGCCAAACGCGCTCGACTATGGCGCGGGCGTCTTCGTTCGTGCCGGCTGGCCCAGCGGCGATGCGCCGCAGATCCGCGGCGAGCGCTGGGGCGACCTGCGCCCGTTCGTGCAGCAGGCCGCCGTACCAGCGGGTCATGGCTGCCCAGGTGGTAAAGCTGGAAACCTGCACAAAGGGCGAGACGGCGGTAATGGCGGGACCATCGGCGGACTGGAAAAACGCCGGCAAATCGGTGGCGTCCCACTCCCAGGTACGCAGGCCGCCTGCGCCTGTGCCCAGTCTGGGCGCGGGCAAGCCTGCGGCGCTCACCGCCATCGACTCGTGCGCCGCCAGCACATAGTGCACTTTTTCGGTGGCGAAGCTGTCGCGTAAGGCGAACA
Protein-coding regions in this window:
- a CDS encoding flagellar motor protein MotB, encoding MKREPSQRLSTVFAVTGALVLSLGLAACGHKTAPPPPAPPAPAAAPAPTVTLEATPTSVESGSSSTLQWTSTNAANVQLNGEAVNLNGSQPVSPSDSTTYEVVATSSDGRTATASARVTVTAAAAPTAAPTPNATNESSFAEVVRDAFFDFNMSTIRPDAEAVLSADAAFLKAHPGFQINIVGHCDPRGTAEYNLALGARRSAAVKAYLISQGIDASRISSTTVGKEQPFCTEATEDCYQLDRRGHVVKGQ
- a CDS encoding translocation protein TolB, which translates into the protein MGSGQSHPDVQTKPTMKPRLTRCMRILCAVLLLALAGVAQDQANIVITGTSKFHMAVPDFRASSAVPKEVQDTLNQVLWNDLYQSAVVVMVGRSLYTAPVPNSEADLNNASLRSAWSSAPLSVQRLVFGTMDVQAGGLMVSGYLYDVTQPPGGGRLLARRYVNPDTTEGARSIAHHLADDIINALGFGPGIATTQIAYIHSTPGGQQEVWTMDYDGANKQQRTHLKGIIYSPRISPDGTELAFVQSIHGDFQIRLLSLLTNRLLPFPHFRGNLSESPAWSPDGTKLAFASNMSGPNMEIYTINVNGSGLLRLTHSRGYDNVSPAWNPKPPKGSPGGQIAYVSSRANLPQIYIMNADGSDPTRLPLGGFASSPSWSPNGLMLAFAWVRNYGSRNAGAFDIYIWNFGTKNYIQLTHNEQRNDFPSWARDNRHIVFESGPPFHTQLYTVAADGSVPAQLTTSGNNEMPNWGQ
- a CDS encoding transglutaminase domain-containing protein, with translation MPLRRRTIHVCLLSVLAAVFAAGQRAPQPSLTAAHLAQNAQAYLVSPAALRDQPGQFPREGAVQLYHLRYEQVVPSGLSALLVQRVFQIRSRAGAELFAPDNLWYDNGRGRFQLVRAEVWRRHGAHAPYAIAGQGKDLGDLPGFAAGTQPRRLGLPRLHAGDRVSVIYAVLPDTGTNWSLLAGHFIGNMFALRDSFATEKVHYVLAAHESMAVSAAGLPAPRLGTGAGGLRTWEWDATDLPAFFQSADGPAITAVSPFVQVSSFTTWAAMTRWYGGLLHERAQVAPALAADLRRIAAGPAGTNEDARAIVERVWHYLSNHLSYRGVEDGVHAYVPAPVSEVFQSGQGDCKDGALLLVTWLRMLGVQADLALVRTPAMGPIAPANAQGQVAATMAAFDHALVYIPATGQWIDTTAPHLPEGDLPQGDRNGLALLVRRDQTKLVHVQEASAVAATSAAGAVRLTAAHVPQ
- a CDS encoding cytochrome c — protein: MTKGLVIAGMIVLLVLGGGAAVWVHSAHGFSAKAKPTWIEAELAQLSRRLALPSSKADVKNPDPATPQQLAAAGHLFATQCAVCHNTNGDGHTTMGQSMYPHVPDLRGLTQNKSDGTLFYTIRNGIRMSGMPAWSQESDPQIWGLVNLIRTFKPNPR
- a CDS encoding tetratricopeptide repeat protein gives rise to the protein MRLAPQEACMRKLGVAIVALAMLAVLALPRPAAAEDKGIIALQQSVALLMSQLADLQKSFNQQIGMMQGLVTQNTDTVNKLAGTLATIQHTLNGNTLVTSQNQTGISQQFQQLSDAVAALKAQMQQMDQTLQQVHQMQQTIPSSTAVAPGTNGNGTAADGSMPNGAANPASASGAAASSLQQYQQALNDFQSGAPQAQVELARFIRRNPAAPQVPDATYFLGTVFLNNGQFNEAIDQFNTLIEMYPDNGKTPLAELNKGVSLEKMGNRAAAISEFRALSKNHPGTQAARQADVELHRLERKR